A stretch of Spirosoma oryzicola DNA encodes these proteins:
- a CDS encoding GLPGLI family protein, which produces MNRLLVLLFAILATVTAQAQKTEGIATYERKTYWTKLINRMSFLSQEEKDRAAQTWKNDDESKEKMKLAFNANESIYTYSSDEPSESGYSWRRSEFLLYRNFEKDKKTDIIEMLGKTYVIDDSLHTPTWKIGNQIKEVAGYICMKAEAEDPIKKQKIVAWFAQDIPVPAGPERYTGLPGLILELNVNDGDVVVEATNVNFKTLTPEDLKLPKTKGKKITDAQYDTIIRQHIAESMTAHRNPYWTIRY; this is translated from the coding sequence ATGAACCGCCTTCTTGTTTTACTTTTTGCTATACTGGCTACGGTAACAGCCCAGGCCCAGAAAACCGAGGGTATCGCGACGTACGAACGAAAAACGTACTGGACTAAACTCATCAATCGCATGTCGTTTTTGAGTCAGGAAGAGAAGGATCGGGCCGCTCAAACCTGGAAAAACGATGATGAATCCAAAGAAAAAATGAAGCTGGCGTTTAACGCCAACGAAAGCATCTACACATACAGCAGTGATGAGCCTTCCGAGAGCGGTTACTCATGGCGCAGATCGGAGTTCTTACTGTATCGAAACTTCGAGAAAGACAAGAAAACCGACATCATCGAAATGCTTGGTAAAACGTACGTTATCGACGATTCGCTGCACACCCCAACCTGGAAAATTGGTAACCAGATCAAAGAAGTCGCTGGTTATATCTGCATGAAAGCCGAAGCCGAAGACCCTATCAAAAAGCAGAAAATTGTAGCCTGGTTCGCGCAGGATATTCCGGTTCCGGCAGGCCCCGAGCGCTACACGGGGCTACCGGGCCTGATTCTGGAACTGAATGTGAACGATGGCGATGTTGTTGTCGAAGCAACGAACGTCAACTTCAAAACGTTGACGCCCGAAGACTTGAAACTCCCAAAAACAAAAGGCAAAAAGATAACTGACGCTCAGTACGATACCATAATCCGCCAGCATATTGCCGAAAGCATGACCGCTCATCGTAATCCGTACTGGACAATCCGGTATTAA
- a CDS encoding GNAT family N-acetyltransferase has protein sequence MIAFSDSRINENATVASGLTVVVASDAHLIHVESICRTIAESAHARGTGIAGRSPAYLRQKIQDGRAIIALLPDGQWAGFAYLDVWENGQYISHSGLIVAPDFRRHGVAQHTKRALFDLSRCLFPNAKLFSITTGQAVMNLNSQLGFRPVAFSELPQDERFWNQCSSCQNCDILARTDRKYCLCTGMLYDPATASNPRVDGLC, from the coding sequence ATGATAGCCTTTTCAGATAGCCGAATCAACGAAAACGCAACGGTGGCCAGTGGCTTAACGGTTGTAGTTGCATCGGATGCCCACCTGATTCACGTAGAATCGATCTGTCGTACAATAGCCGAGAGCGCCCACGCCCGAGGAACGGGTATTGCCGGGCGCTCTCCGGCTTATTTGCGCCAGAAAATACAGGATGGTAGAGCCATCATCGCCCTGCTGCCAGACGGCCAGTGGGCTGGATTTGCTTATCTGGACGTTTGGGAAAATGGTCAATACATTTCGCATTCCGGTCTGATCGTGGCACCAGATTTTCGCCGACACGGTGTTGCGCAGCACACCAAGCGAGCCTTGTTTGACTTAAGCCGCTGCCTTTTTCCAAACGCGAAACTATTCAGCATTACAACGGGTCAGGCGGTGATGAATCTTAACAGTCAACTAGGTTTTCGCCCCGTTGCCTTCAGCGAATTACCACAGGATGAACGCTTCTGGAATCAGTGTTCATCCTGTCAAAACTGCGATATTCTGGCCAGAACGGATCGAAAATATTGCCTCTGCACCGGTATGTTATATGACCCGGCAACGGCATCCAATCCACGGGTTGACGGTCTTTGTTAA
- a CDS encoding DUF7674 family protein: MNDVISKADLLNLLINRIPEARREFMCLPRETSIYTTLHKLCEVTSVLAHQNKFRAVKRCLLAAEELLKDGDKQVSNAVCTVFIYRLAMLMDKRDDRSEVIHYLLPRSLRTEYHRQLNACIP, translated from the coding sequence ATGAATGATGTGATTAGTAAAGCCGATTTGCTCAACCTACTGATCAATCGGATACCAGAAGCCCGGCGAGAATTTATGTGCTTACCGCGCGAAACCAGTATCTATACAACACTGCATAAACTTTGCGAAGTCACTTCCGTCTTGGCCCACCAGAATAAGTTCAGAGCCGTAAAACGCTGTTTGCTGGCCGCTGAAGAACTCTTGAAAGATGGCGACAAACAAGTAAGCAACGCAGTCTGTACGGTTTTCATCTACCGACTGGCTATGCTGATGGATAAACGGGACGACCGCTCGGAAGTGATTCACTACCTGTTGCCACGCAGTCTACGCACCGAATACCATCGCCAACTAAATGCCTGTATTCCATGA